The Alligator mississippiensis isolate rAllMis1 chromosome 8, rAllMis1, whole genome shotgun sequence genomic sequence TTCAACTTTGCTATTTGACAAAGCAAATGGCTGTTACCCAGGGAGCTCCGTCCTCCAGAACAGACACCTCAGTAGTCTCAGGGCATAGAGGCTACCTCAGGGCAGCCCATTCCCTCTAGTGCAATCCCTGGTAGCTATAAGCATCCTGAACAGACACCTTGCACCCACCAAATACGCTTCTGTCCACACCCTACCCTGCACTCATGACAACTGCTTTTAGGGAGGTTCAcatcccaccccagacccagTGTTGCATGGGAGAAGACAGCCTGGGGCTCGAACAGCTATGCTCTGCTCCAGTTGTTCTCTTCTAGtgctggagctccctcacccacTTGCATTTCCCTAGATGTGCCCTCCCACACAGTGGAGCTACCACAGCTGTTGAAGCAATCCCATATGGCTCCTCCATTTCCCCTCCAAGTCTGCTTTGTAAGGCTCTTGCTACCCGTGTTAGAAAGGCATGGGGCCCTTGTGGGAGAGACGAGGTCTTGGCCGCCGGTACTTTCGCCAGCCATTCTGCCGGTGTCCTGCTCCATTCCGTGCCCCTCTGGGGTACACCAGGTTACGGATGTTCCCCTCCTCAGGATCCTTTCCATCTGGTGCCTCAGCCAGGGGCCCTGGGAACAGGAGGCAGTGTGTTAGCTGGGACACCTCAGTCTGCACACGGCAGGTCCCCATGGCCCCCATAAGCAAAGCCTGGAGTCTTCTACAGGGAGAGCTGGAAGGGGCCAGTCTGGTCCCCCTCAGAACTAGCTGAGTATCGTTGCTCTTGAGGCCAGCTCCCCTAGCCACTGCAGAGGGTCTCTCCTCTGGGAAAGGACTCCACTCCAGGAAGCTCAGccctcctgcccagggtggggagcGAATCTACAGTCCCTCAGAGGTCAGCTCACTTCCTTCTTCCTGAGGATGCATCTTGCAATCACACTAGGTAGATATTTTTGGATATCCCCACTGTGGACTCCAAACTTTGTTGCACTGTTTAACCCCATCAGTGCCACACATTCCTCTCTCCCCCATGTCACtatccacacacacatctacCCACAATGAAGCGGAGCAGCATcatttcctatttatttttctAGCTCCCTGCCCCACGCTGTCAAACACACAGGAATGGCACCTGCTGTTTCCTCTCTCCTTCTCATGCTGATTTCCTTGACAGGGCCAGGagaatggatttgtacaggaagAGCAAAGGAGTCTCAAGCGGCAGCAACCACCTGCTGCCTGAGGAAAGGTGAACAGAGTGGTGGTGGGTATGGGCCCACACCATACAGCCAGTTTCCTGAATTAGCCACAGCAGGAGCCAATCAGCAGTGCAGAGCTTTCTGAAGTAATCCACCCAGgtcacctgcagcttctggcactgTGTCCACAGAGACAATTCATGGCAGAAGTCACTGATCTGGATGTCCCTGGAGTGGACAGAGAAGCAGCCCCAAGCCCACACTGTGCCAAAACTCCTGTGCTCTGGATGCCATTCCTCTACCTAGCCTGCAGCTGTCCCTACCCTAACTAGTAGCTATAACCagcctgtgccaggcagcccagctACCAAATCCTCTCCTAAGAACCACCCTCTGCACTTTGAGGCAGACAGCTCAAGAACCTAGCATCTCTCACCTCATACAGGACCACCCCTACCTCTGCTCTCACCACTAGTCACCTACATGCCGTCttcccctctcactccccacctgtcACACACCTCCTTGCCCTGCACAGACCTCACTTCACATGTGCAGGGATTGGGAATGTCTACCACACTATGAAGTCTCAGGAGTTCTTGGGGTGGAGTCAACATTTATACCCGTTACAGCAAATACTGTAGTGCTGGATTTGGCTCGGCTCCTTTCCCCCATTCACCACCTATACTTCTGCTGCATTCCATTATGCTGAAAAACTATTGTTAGTTCAAAAATGCCCAGAATTCCAATAAGTCTCTTCCTTACAGATTCTGTGCTGCCCCAGATCCCCTACAGAAGTCACAAAGCTATAATTAGATAGGGGTCCTAGGCTGGGATGCAGTTCCATGTGGGTGGAGCATACAGAAAAAGGGCTAGAGCAAACTCCACGTACCCTGGGAATCTTGGGTAGGATCACAACACTGCCCTCTCACCTCCACATCCTCAGCATGGACCTGGTGTAAGGGGAAGGCAGCCTatactgccctgctctgctaaaaCAGCCTCTGGCCATTGCTGTCACACCAGGGCATCCATCAGCAGAAAGGGAAACATGGAACTAGGGCTCCTCCTAGAGATGGgtctgtggggagctgctgccatggATCTGCAAGTGAAGCAGAGgggcccctggtcccagcccccatACAGCTCCACAGCCTGTATGCTCAAAGGCTGGGGAACACAccagctcccagtggcagagACAGCACTCTGCCCTCTTTCATGTGCTGTTGTTTTGCTCTTCTCTCCAGACTGTTGTGCTGACAGGATGAGGTTTGTTATCACCATGAAAAGCGCTTTGTCTGTGCTGCACAAGGGGGGGGATATCAAATTCCTGTCAACAAGGCACTATCGGAGAGGTGCTGATTAACCCCCATGCTCCCCAGGTCAGCTCTGCATAGTCCTTGCCACACACTAGCTGCTATGGCCACAGGAGGGGGCTAGGACACTGCTTACACCTCAGCAGCCAGGTACAGCCCCTGTCCTACTAATGCAtctcagagcagctctggagtcAGCTTCCCAGGGCTCTGCTGGAAGCATCAGACACACGGCACCAGTTCTACATCCACTCTGTTGCTGGGATCCTCTAGCACTCAGAGGCAGCTAAGGCAGGCTACTTTGGGGCATGTCATGACTTACCGCCCACCCCGCTCCCCAG encodes the following:
- the APLN gene encoding apelin, with protein sequence MGMRRWLLALLLLWLAVSAGCGGPLAEAPDGKDPEEGNIRNLVYPRGARNGAGHRQNGWRKYRRPRPRLSHKGPMPF